In Conger conger chromosome 5, fConCon1.1, whole genome shotgun sequence, the DNA window ccccttttgtatatgtggtaacggggcacaaacaacaaacacctgggtaggttgttcactgaaatgacagccaggtgtttcaacagcagtaatagtggaaaaatctcttcagtgacaactacatctatatttaccctatatacatgcacatttcaatgcaagtatgatgtatagatggtaacaaggctgcaaacaaaacaaaaaaataataaactgaataaactttctgctcaaatcagaatgatctgtcaagcatatagtttcatttatatgccaaaatgcagcatatttccttccacaatgatcagaattttattgggttttgaactgaaagttaactgttttgaacagagtatctaaatgtctgcaaacttttgctggtagtgaacactgactgagagaggtattcatgaattttggaagaagtggtgattgaatgcctttagtatcaaagcaatggaaaaatatccacagtttagttcacatagtctaatgatatggtgaatgtgttaagtgtttcgaaaaagtggacatggtattgagacaagtgtgaaaacgattgtaaaaaactgtaacattgCCTGTACACCACATTTTAATATTGCACAAAAATGCATATACTATATGAGTGACTGTTGATAcaaaatcataataaataataatgtaatcttGTTTAGAAAACAGAATTTTACATAGCAAGAGATGACACTGTCCTGATATGCTAAAATTACATGTTAAGGGGGATGGCTTTGGTAGCATTAACTAAATCATGCACATCGATTACCTGTCACCAATTTAGAGTAATATCAAGCAGTGTGCTATTAAAAAAGGTATTTGCCTTGGCCATGAAATACTTCACCACTGTTACTGTAATTTTAATAACAAAGAATTAGTCTGGAATGGCATTTAGCTGTCAGATTTAGACGGAATCATAATGTACGCATTGTAAGCATTAGGGCCCAGGATTTCAAAACTTTTATGGGATAGGATAAAATCACAAAATTGGTATTTCAAAACTAGAAGCTGTGGTTCTGATCCTAAAAAATGAGATGATGATTTTGTAATCCAATCCTACCTCAAGATCAAAAGTTTGTTTTGGgtatttcaaaattctaagatggAGATTAGGATAGTTTTGATGCTGAAAATCTGGATAAACTTGATCCTACTGAAAGGGTAGCGGGGGAAAAGGGTAGGTTCAGGATGGATTTAAGGTTGATGTAGGGACCTGTGGGACACATGGCACATCTTTAAATTGTTTTATCCAATGATTGCACATGAACGAACACAAACCCCTCTAAAACAATATCCATTCTAAATGggcaagaaaatattttaacccCATAAAACTAAATGTGTTCTGAAGAAGCCATAACAATGTGAAAATGCTTTGAGATGTAATTTGAAATAATCTTCTGTTGTTATCTGTTCTAAAATAATTGCCCAATGGGTAGCTGTAAAAACAAGTAGGGACAACCACTGTAGTGTCAAATGTGTAGTGTTATGAATGTTAAAATGAGCCCTGTCATGCCTTCAGTTGTATATTGTAGAGTCGAATACTCACCAGTGGTCTCTTAGTAGTTCACTGCTCCTGAAACCTAACCCCCCTTTTGGCACATATCTCCCGCTGGACCCCTGTGCCCCAGTCGACGGTCTAAGAGGACTGGTCCTAACCTATTTCCCCATTGCCAGCCCCAGCCCACCTCTGCATCTCTGGCGGCTCTCAATGCTGTATTGTCGCCGCAAGTCAGACTGCCAAGAATTCCTGGGATAATGCGGTCTTAGTTGTGCTTAGTTGTAAGTCCCACAATGGAAGACTGAAGCTTTCAACTGAAATTTGGACATATGTTATTTTCATTCCACTTTTTCAAACTTTCTGTCATCTGAGCTGTTCATCTTGAACAattctaacccccccccccccccccccaactcaacacacacacaccacacacatacacattccacGGTTATTACTGAATGTAGAATTATaccagtgtagtataatggtgaAATAACTGGGCCTGTGACCTAAAGTTTTGATTCCCAGTTCACtaccattgtacccttgagcaagatacTTAACCTAAACACATCCAGCTGTACAAATGCAAAAGCtgtgtaagtcgctctggataggaacATCTGCCTGTCaatataatgttatataatgTAAAACTACTTACTAGTAGTTCATATACTACAGCTTGAAAAAGCGATCAAATCAAGTCAAATAAATGTCATCTTTTGAAGTAgttctattttttaaatcacagaatatgaaaggaaaggaaaggaaagaataacagctttcttttttctgaaataaattgaCAGTGATCCTTGTTATAAGCTTGTTTGTTGTGTATCTGGGACTGGATTGTATGTCCTTTGTTGCAGGTTATGAAAATCTAATGCAATTATATTGAAGATAAAAGGAataaattgaatttgaaatacagTCCTGCTGTCCAGCTGAGTCACACATCACATCTCTTGttcaaagacagacacacacacacaaattgctgtatcattgttttcattcaaagcatctgtatttctgtatctctctgcttgtgtgcatgtcatatacagtactatgTGATGGTATTGCTATAACAATGTCTGAAACCCATACATTTTAGCAAATCACTGTCCACAGTTTACAGTCTAtaaaatggcatcttaaaaACAACAATGCCCCCATAGGGTATTTAAAACAATATTGTAACCCTGAAACGCACATTAAGCCACATTGCCTTCGGCTAcagtattaatttttttaacgtatatttatttgtattttagttaTTTGTAATCACCATTTTAGCACTGTACATCCTACCATAAAAtgttaaacaataaaatacatatacacaaataaTGTATATAGTTTCTGAGTATTCACCTCCGTTCATCGTATGTATTACTGTACACCAAGTCTGTCTGATCTATGGTCATAATATATCTCCTTAAATCATTTTCAATGAACTTACGGAATAATGTCGTTGGCCTGGTACACGGACCGtgtgaatgaaaatgattaTTAATCGCCAAACTTAGAACAACGATGAAAAGGGCCATTCTATGGATGGTTAGGTTAAATAGTAAAATCTAAAAATGAATGCTATACTAATAAATTGCAGTTCAGATAGGTCGTAtagtacacacccacacatgttcAAAAATAGGTATACTTATTGGGACTATTCTAATTGTAAATGTTGCTATCACCAAGTTAGCCCGAATGAGCAGTgagaaatgaatgtgtttgCAAACTGAAATAGATATTGTAATACTCATCAGAAGCACAAACAATCAAAACGTGTGGTAAAATAGATTACCTCAAAATGTGAGATCGAAATGAACAGGAAAATGTCTTCCTATTGTTAATGATCCCAAAGCCCCCTTTAGAAGGGGTCGTCAGTTTCAAACGGTTTATTTATCCTTGGTTAATAAATGAGAACGTCGTACATAGCACACAAAACCCAGCTTTAGGAACTCTGATAATTTCCATTTATATCTAGTAAACCATATAAGACATCCAtggcagtgcatgctgggacagacATGTTGGTGTGTTTCTGTTGGCATTCAcccacatgcactcaaaatggctTTTTTCATGGTGTTCTACAATATGGTGAAACTTGCTCCTTTAATCGGGTTGAGGATTGACTGCGTTTCAGAACtttgaaattctgaaattatgtTCAGAAGTGTTTGCCTTCATCAGTGGGGTTGGCAAGGTTAGCAaggtttgtatgtttttgtaggaacagcaaaaaaaataaaaatactaatttAATTGTGTACTGTGTGACGATTTACTTTCACGACCCAAtgcattttccttatttttttattataataaattattggGTAGCCTATGTTTTTTCAGCATTGCAATGTGCAACAATGTCTTGTGTAGCTTATAATGTAGTTGTAGTCTTATACTGGCCTCTAGTGCTAATATATcgcattcattttttccccaaatactCTTTCCCCATTCCACggttcttttcttttaaaacataAGGGGATGAGACTGAGTAACATATCGGTCAGTCAGTTTCCTTGGATCCCCATTTGATTAGTGAATACAACGATCATGTTTTCCCTTTTCGTGGCACTGCAACTTGTGTGTCCTTCAAACTTCCTTCTATTTCGCGGTGTGACATGTCAGtactttttttgcattaataaCCACCCTCAGAAATATGCGACCGTAACTCAAGCACGTCCTTCACCTCAGTCTCCATCCAGATTTCACATACAATTGAAAGAGCTCATGCTAGCTAGAGTCCTGAAAGGTATGATCCCATGTCAGAAAAAGAGTTTGTTATCAATAAAGTTTGGTTTCAAAAAAACTGTTCAACATGGCTGCCTCCGTGTGGAATAGGGTTGTTGGGCCGGGGTTATCGCTTCTACAGTCGTCGTCGTTTTGGATACCGAATCAGGTAAATAGCAAATTCCATGTATCATTAAGTTATTCGCTTTTCATACACGATTTTCGCTTTTCATGTGTATAACGTTACAGCGAAATCATTGTAATCAAGGGGAACTGGAGGAGCCTTCGGGATGCTAACGTAAGCTAATCTGCTGAGCAAAACAAGTGAATTCAAAGTCTAAATTATGTCAAATACTCAATAGAATGTTCcgatgtttgtgtttgttctggTCTGATGGTTGTTTAACCCCTGTATGGAACGCTTGCCAATTCACTTTCCTAACTAACTAGCTGGCGAAAGCATGTGGGGATGGCAAGCTATAAAATAGGTGTGCATTGTCCTGACAGTTTTCTCATCTTTCGGAGGAAAAGGAAATACAAATTAACCTGCATTACCTATGTACATTATTTCTTCGTTGTaatgttaataaaatgtttagacATGTAATTTCTGCTTGGGTTACTGTTGGTTACACTTTAGGCCTGTGCTAAAGCAGCTAGCAAGGTAAGCTACATGTGTAACAGAACACTAATGTTACGTCTTCGCTACTTTTCGTTAGGCTCCTAAATatatttgatcacaaaaaaaggtTCCTAAGAGATAATTTTAGCTTATTCTCGCTGGTATTGCAGCAGCTACACGTCGTCGTTAACTGGCATTTATAACGTTATCTTTGCTGTAACCTCGTTTGCTGGTAAAATATGCCAAATTAACCAGTACTTTTAGAATAATCTTAAAGCATTTAATGGATtgcttaaattaaatgaaacacttAAGGGCAGTATTAAGCATCCCTTTAAGAAAACCCTTAAataaaacgtaaaggtttttaTGCAACTCCTTTAACTTAAGTTTCTCCCTTAGAACTACACTTAAGATGTTTTGTGCAAGCCcgaattcatatttaatatttaactaAATTGTAATTTAAGCCATTTGTTTACTAAGCCCCAATGTGTCTCTGTTTAGGCGTTAAGAAGCTCCAGGGCTGTAGTGGAGCAGGCGCGGGGTTACTATGTGAATTGGAGGATGCTGCGGGATGTCAAGAGGAGACAGATGGCCTTCGAGTACGCCGATGAAAGACTCCGTATCAACGCCCTTCGGAAAAACACTCTCCTTCCGAAAGAGCTGCAGGTGTGAAATCCGTATCATGTCTAAAAGTAGCCTACAGTTTACTAGTTTCTGTATTATACGTTTGGGGCTCTCAGCATGCGATCTAACTGCAGCATTTGTGTGTACAGGAGGTGGCTGATAAAGAGATCGCAGCTCTGCCGCGGGACAGCTGCCCAGTGCGCATCCGCAATAGGTGTGTAATGACCTCACGACCGCGAGGGGTTAAACGAAGGTGGCGCCTCAGTCGCATTGTCTTCCGCCATCTGGCCGACCACAACCAGATGTCCGGGATCCAGCGTGCCATGTGGTGACTTTTCATTGGGAAACAACCGATAGAAAATGCTGTGGTGAATATTTTCACTGTAAATCATTTATGCTTTGTAATTAATATATTCTCTGTTGTGAAATTCATAAAGTGTATGCCTGAACCTTGTTTCTCCTTTATTTTCATTCCAAGGGGCTTACAAACAAAAGTATTTCAAACGGCAAAttacgtgttttttttttcagttaagaaaATGATCTGAAagggtgggtttgggtttgaAAATCAATCATTTCTTCACACAAAATTTACCTGGAAAGAATATGGATATTTAGACATCATACAAATtaagtgtgtgtaaatatgttttcaaaagGGCAGTCTTCATTTACTTTTCAACTCATTACATTACGAGGCATTtatcagacgctcttatccagagtgacgtacaacgaagtgcagatcaaacacaagtacaagtgtgaagaggacctgaaaGGTccgtacggttccgagtcctagtgtgaccatataGATGCATCGGAATCCTTGAAGAATACACTACCGGTCAAAAGTTTTCGAGCACCCCAATTTTCccagttttttattgaaattcaagCCGTTCAAGTCCAATGAATAGCTTGAAATGGTACAAAGGTAAGTAGTGAACTGCtagaggttttaaaaaaaaaaaaaggtaaggttacccaaaactgaaaaataataatacatttcagaattatacaaaaaggcctttttcagggaacaagaaatgggttaacaacttaaagctgttctgcagcaatgGAGGTTGATCAAGCCTTGAAAGTTGGTGCTACCAATTCCTACAGGTGCTCCAACTTTTCTTGATTACTTACAACCCCCTCTGTCTGCATAAAAGTAGTGTTGGAACACACTATGGTACCATACCCTTGTGAGCATCATTTGAacagtattgtactgcagaaagtagtgtgttactataaaaatggcaagaaaaaggcaattaacaatggaagagagacagaccatcatgacatttaaaaatgtagggCTTTCCTACAGAGAAATTGCGAAGAAAGTCAAGGCGTCAGTGAGTACAGTTTCCTTCACCTTAAACCCCATCAAGCTGGTTTGGGATGAACTGGACAGAAGAGTGAAAGCAAAGCAACCTACAAGTGCCACACATTTATGGGAACTTCTGCAACAGAGTTGGGAAGAACTTTCTGCAGAATATTTGATTTCCATTGTAGAAAGAATGCCACGAGTGTGTTCAGCTGTTATATCTGCCAAAGGTGGCTACTTTGATGAGTCAAAAGTTTAgaaaacattttggtttataaattgattccatgatttattttttaacctcaattgtttatttgttctatgctttcatttcagagtacaatgagacattaaactgcataattttcaataaaaaactggaaaaattgggGTGTTCAAAAACTTTTTACCGGTAGtgtacatcaacttccaaactagcgtACTACAGTTGGCAGTTAGAATACCCAgggtacaacaatacaatag includes these proteins:
- the mrps14 gene encoding 28S ribosomal protein S14, mitochondrial, with protein sequence MAASVWNRVVGPGLSLLQSSSFWIPNQALRSSRAVVEQARGYYVNWRMLRDVKRRQMAFEYADERLRINALRKNTLLPKELQEVADKEIAALPRDSCPVRIRNRCVMTSRPRGVKRRWRLSRIVFRHLADHNQMSGIQRAMW